From a region of the Bradyrhizobium diazoefficiens genome:
- the trbB gene encoding P-type conjugative transfer ATPase TrbB, giving the protein MLRSALGVAIAGYLEDESIVEVMLNPDGRLWIDRLSSGLIDTGETLSPADGERIVRLVAHHVGAEVHGGSPRVSAELPVTGERFEGLLPPVVAAPAFAIRKPAVAVFTLDDYVVKGIMTSGQAATLRGAVSARKNILVAGGTSSGKTTLTNALLAEVAKTSDRVVLIEDTRELQCKAPNLVALRTKDGVATLSDLVRSSLRLRPDRIPIGEVRGAEALDLLKAWGTGHPGGIGTIHAGTALGALRRLEQLIQEAVITVPRALIAETINLVAVLAGRGADRRVAELAFVTGLGATGDYSLSQAGD; this is encoded by the coding sequence ATGCTGCGTAGCGCGCTTGGTGTGGCGATCGCGGGCTATCTCGAAGATGAGTCAATCGTCGAGGTCATGCTCAATCCAGATGGGCGGTTGTGGATCGACCGGCTGTCGAGTGGCCTGATCGATACCGGCGAAACTCTGTCGCCTGCGGACGGCGAGCGTATTGTTCGCCTGGTGGCGCACCACGTCGGCGCGGAAGTGCATGGCGGTTCGCCGCGTGTATCTGCCGAATTGCCCGTGACTGGCGAGCGCTTCGAAGGTCTCCTGCCTCCAGTCGTCGCTGCTCCAGCCTTCGCGATCCGCAAGCCCGCGGTCGCTGTGTTCACGCTCGACGACTATGTCGTCAAGGGGATCATGACCTCGGGGCAGGCCGCGACACTGAGAGGTGCCGTCTCCGCCCGCAAAAACATCCTCGTCGCCGGTGGCACATCGAGCGGCAAGACAACACTGACCAACGCGCTCTTGGCTGAAGTGGCGAAGACCTCCGATCGCGTCGTTCTGATCGAGGATACGCGCGAACTCCAGTGCAAAGCGCCCAATCTCGTCGCGCTCCGGACCAAGGATGGCGTTGCGACGCTGTCGGACCTCGTCCGCTCGTCACTCCGACTTCGCCCGGACCGCATTCCGATCGGCGAGGTGCGGGGCGCCGAAGCGCTCGACCTGCTTAAGGCCTGGGGCACCGGTCATCCTGGCGGTATCGGCACCATCCATGCGGGTACGGCGCTCGGCGCGCTGCGGCGGCTCGAGCAACTCATCCAGGAAGCCGTCATCACGGTTCCGCGCGCTCTGATCGCCGAGACCATCAATCTCGTTGCGGTGCTTGCAGGCCGTGGTGCCGATCGTCGCGTCGCCGAACTTGCCTTCGTCACCGGGCTCGGAGCAACCGGTGACTACAGCCTTTCACAAGCAGGAGACTGA
- a CDS encoding TrbC/VirB2 family protein, giving the protein MRLQFSFRRGAASLAASGAFLLTTAPAWAAGSNMPWEQPLNQILQSVEGPVAKIIAVIIIVVTGLTLAFGDSSGGFRRLIQIVFGLSIAFAASSFFLSFFSFGGGVVI; this is encoded by the coding sequence ATGCGTTTGCAATTTAGCTTTCGTCGGGGAGCCGCCTCGCTGGCTGCGTCCGGCGCGTTTCTTCTGACAACCGCGCCGGCATGGGCGGCTGGCTCGAACATGCCGTGGGAGCAGCCACTTAATCAGATCCTGCAATCGGTCGAAGGTCCGGTCGCCAAGATCATTGCCGTCATCATCATCGTCGTTACAGGACTGACGCTCGCGTTCGGCGATTCGTCCGGCGGCTTCCGCAGGCTGATCCAGATCGTGTTCGGTCTGTCGATTGCGTTTGCCGCCTCGAGCTTCTTCTTGTCGTTCTTCTCATTCGGCGGCGGCGTGGTGATCTGA
- a CDS encoding VirB3 family type IV secretion system protein, with product MDDPVAGFVVPVHRALTEPILMGGAPRSVAIVNGTLAAALGLGLRLWIAGLVLWFIGHMAAVWAAKRDSAFVDVVRRHLRIPGHLNV from the coding sequence ATGGATGATCCTGTCGCAGGGTTTGTCGTGCCCGTTCACCGTGCCTTGACCGAACCGATCTTGATGGGCGGCGCGCCGCGGTCGGTCGCGATTGTCAACGGCACGCTGGCGGCCGCCCTTGGACTTGGACTGCGGCTTTGGATCGCGGGTCTCGTGCTCTGGTTCATCGGCCACATGGCCGCCGTCTGGGCCGCCAAGCGCGATTCCGCCTTCGTCGATGTCGTGCGCCGTCATCTGCGCATTCCCGGTCATCTCAACGTCTGA
- the trbE gene encoding conjugal transfer protein TrbE has product MMNLAEYRHSNVRLADFLPWAALVDEGIVLNKDGSFQRTAKFRGSDLDSAVPAELVAVAGRLNNALRRLGSGWAVFVEAQRHFAGAYPPNTFPDVASALVDAERRAQFEELGAHYESSYFLTFLYLPPEEGAAKAERLLYEGRDRTVGADAREVLRGFIDQTNRVLQLVEGFMPECAWLDDQDTLTYLHSTISTKRHRVRVPEIPMYIDALLADQPLIGGLEPMLGSANLRVLTIVRFPGATTPGILDDLNRLAFSYRWSTRAIMLDKTDATKLLTKIRRQWFAKRKSIGAILKEVMTNETSTLLDTDAHNKALDADAALQELGSDQIGQAFVTATITVWDRDPGAADEKLRLVEKVIQGRDFTCMIETVNAVEAWLGSLPGHVYANVRQPPIATLNLAHMIPMSAVWAGEARDLHFKAPPLLFGKTEGSTPFRFSLHVGDVGHTLVVGPTGAGKSVLLALMALQFRRYPNSQIFAFDFGGSIRAAALAMDGDWHDLGGALSDGNDDPVALQPLAWIDDSMERGWATEWLCAILAREKVDITPEVKDHLWSALTSLASAPMQERTLTGLSVLLQSNSLKRALQPYCLGGPSGRLLDGEFERLGDASVQAFETEGLIGTSAAPAVLAYLFHRIGDRLDGRPTLLIVDEGWLALDDEDFAGQLREWLKTLRKKNASVIFATQSLSDIDGSAIAPAIIESCPTRLLLPNERAIEPQITAIYRRFGLNDRQIELLSRATPKRDYYCQSRRGNRMFELGLGEVALAFTAASSKADQTAIEQLLAEHGRDGFVPAWLQHRGVAWATDLIPNLGNLEKLP; this is encoded by the coding sequence ATGATGAATCTCGCTGAATACCGCCATTCCAACGTTCGTCTCGCCGATTTCCTGCCCTGGGCAGCCCTTGTCGACGAGGGAATCGTCCTGAACAAAGATGGCTCGTTCCAACGGACGGCGAAGTTCCGCGGATCCGACCTCGATAGCGCAGTGCCGGCTGAACTTGTCGCCGTCGCAGGTCGCTTGAACAACGCACTGCGTCGCCTCGGATCCGGCTGGGCCGTATTCGTTGAGGCGCAGCGCCATTTTGCCGGCGCCTACCCACCGAATACATTTCCGGATGTCGCGTCTGCACTGGTCGACGCCGAGCGCAGAGCACAATTCGAGGAGTTGGGCGCCCACTACGAATCCAGCTATTTCCTGACGTTCCTCTACCTACCGCCGGAAGAGGGAGCCGCCAAGGCAGAGCGACTGCTCTATGAGGGCCGCGACCGTACGGTTGGTGCAGATGCTCGCGAGGTGCTCCGCGGATTTATCGATCAAACCAACCGCGTGCTTCAGCTCGTGGAAGGATTCATGCCGGAATGTGCCTGGCTCGACGATCAGGACACGCTGACCTATCTGCACTCGACGATCTCGACCAAACGCCATCGCGTTCGCGTGCCCGAAATTCCCATGTACATCGATGCGCTGTTGGCGGATCAGCCGCTGATCGGCGGGCTCGAGCCGATGCTGGGTTCGGCCAATCTGCGAGTTTTGACGATTGTCCGCTTTCCAGGTGCGACGACGCCGGGAATTCTGGACGACCTGAACCGTCTTGCTTTCTCGTATCGCTGGTCGACCCGCGCAATCATGCTCGACAAGACCGACGCCACCAAGCTGCTGACCAAAATCCGCCGCCAGTGGTTCGCGAAGAGAAAGTCCATCGGCGCGATCTTAAAGGAGGTCATGACCAACGAGACATCGACGCTGCTCGATACCGACGCCCACAACAAGGCGCTGGATGCCGACGCGGCGTTGCAGGAACTGGGCTCGGATCAGATTGGGCAAGCCTTTGTCACGGCAACCATTACGGTCTGGGACCGCGATCCCGGTGCAGCCGACGAGAAGCTGCGGCTGGTTGAGAAGGTCATTCAGGGCCGCGATTTTACCTGCATGATCGAGACGGTGAACGCAGTCGAAGCCTGGCTCGGCAGCCTGCCCGGACACGTCTACGCCAACGTGCGGCAGCCACCGATTGCGACCCTCAACCTGGCCCACATGATTCCGATGTCGGCGGTGTGGGCGGGCGAGGCCCGGGATCTCCACTTCAAAGCTCCGCCGCTCCTGTTTGGCAAGACCGAGGGCTCAACACCGTTCCGGTTCTCGCTCCACGTTGGTGACGTCGGCCATACTCTCGTGGTGGGACCGACCGGCGCCGGCAAGTCTGTGCTGCTGGCGCTGATGGCGCTACAGTTCCGCCGCTATCCGAACTCTCAGATCTTTGCGTTCGATTTCGGCGGTTCAATCCGGGCCGCCGCGCTCGCCATGGATGGCGACTGGCATGATCTCGGCGGCGCATTGTCCGACGGGAACGATGACCCTGTCGCGTTGCAACCGTTGGCCTGGATCGACGATTCCATGGAGCGAGGATGGGCCACTGAGTGGCTCTGCGCGATCCTGGCCCGGGAGAAGGTCGATATCACCCCGGAGGTCAAGGATCATCTCTGGTCGGCGCTGACGTCTCTTGCTTCGGCGCCAATGCAGGAACGCACCCTGACCGGTCTGTCCGTGCTTCTGCAATCGAACTCGCTGAAACGTGCTCTTCAACCCTATTGCCTGGGCGGTCCCTCCGGGCGGCTGCTTGACGGCGAATTCGAGCGCCTTGGTGACGCTTCGGTCCAGGCGTTCGAGACCGAAGGCCTGATCGGAACGAGCGCTGCCCCGGCCGTGCTGGCGTACCTGTTTCATCGGATTGGGGACCGTCTCGATGGTCGGCCCACTCTTCTTATCGTCGATGAGGGTTGGTTGGCCCTCGACGACGAGGATTTTGCCGGCCAACTCCGCGAATGGCTGAAGACGCTTCGGAAGAAGAATGCGTCTGTCATCTTCGCCACCCAATCGCTTTCGGATATCGATGGCTCCGCGATCGCGCCGGCGATCATCGAAAGCTGCCCAACGCGCCTGTTGTTGCCGAACGAACGGGCGATCGAGCCGCAGATAACAGCAATCTATCGGCGCTTTGGCCTCAACGATCGCCAGATCGAGCTTCTGAGCCGGGCCACGCCGAAGCGGGACTACTACTGCCAGTCTCGTCGTGGCAATCGGATGTTCGAGCTTGGCCTCGGAGAGGTTGCGCTCGCCTTTACCGCAGCGTCGTCCAAGGCCGACCAGACCGCCATCGAGCAGCTCCTCGCCGAACACGGGCGGGACGGTTTCGTACCCGCCTGGCTCCAGCACCGCGGCGTCGCCTGGGCCACGGACCTGATCCCCAATCTCGGCAATCTGGAGAAATTGCCATGA
- the trbJ gene encoding P-type conjugative transfer protein TrbJ → MSRFSSLLAAGAIALSLGATAPAQAQWIVFDPNNYVQNVLTAARELQQINNQITSLQNEAQMLINQAKNLANLPYSSLQQLQSSILRTQQLLAQAQRIAYDVQQIDRAFSTSYAPATGSQSSQVLITNAQSRWQNSVAALQDALRVQAGVVGNLDTNRIQTSALVTSSQGASGALQATQAGNQILALQAQQLADLTATVAAQGRAQSLEAAQRAAAQDQGREQLRRFLTPGQGYQSSNVQMFHQ, encoded by the coding sequence ATGAGCCGTTTTAGCTCTTTGCTGGCCGCTGGCGCCATCGCCCTATCGCTTGGCGCCACGGCGCCCGCTCAAGCGCAATGGATCGTCTTCGATCCCAACAATTACGTTCAGAACGTCCTGACTGCCGCGCGTGAGCTGCAACAGATCAACAATCAGATCACTTCGTTGCAGAACGAAGCGCAGATGCTGATCAACCAGGCGAAGAATCTGGCTAACCTGCCGTATTCGTCGTTGCAGCAACTGCAGTCGTCGATCCTGCGGACACAGCAACTGTTGGCCCAGGCCCAGCGGATCGCTTACGACGTCCAGCAGATCGATCGGGCGTTTTCAACCAGCTACGCGCCGGCCACGGGCAGCCAGTCCAGCCAGGTGTTGATCACCAACGCTCAATCGCGCTGGCAGAACTCGGTCGCGGCATTGCAGGATGCACTCCGGGTCCAGGCCGGCGTCGTCGGCAATCTCGACACCAACCGCATTCAGACGTCGGCGCTTGTGACGTCAAGCCAGGGCGCCAGTGGCGCCCTGCAGGCAACCCAGGCCGGCAATCAGATCCTCGCGCTTCAGGCGCAACAGCTCGCCGATCTTACCGCCACGGTGGCAGCACAGGGCAGGGCGCAGAGCCTTGAAGCGGCGCAGCGTGCCGCGGCCCAGGACCAAGGCCGAGAACAGCTCAGGCGCTTTCTGACACCGGGACAAGGCTATCAATCCTCCAACGTGCAGATGTTCCACCAATGA
- the trbK-alt gene encoding putative entry exclusion protein TrbK-alt, with protein MSDIKAFKALSLAVSAGVLVVAACTIQLRGGEDASSPSKAEQTTDVDHSDLARCRTVTPEETAAYQHCQQVWIENRRRFFGRKDGAAASHRPDPVAGLRAAPKDQSRLPQGYPSVASPEESKP; from the coding sequence ATGAGCGATATCAAGGCATTCAAAGCGTTGTCGCTCGCGGTGTCGGCCGGGGTGCTGGTCGTCGCAGCCTGCACGATCCAGCTTCGTGGTGGAGAAGACGCGTCTTCGCCGTCAAAGGCAGAGCAGACCACGGACGTCGACCATTCTGACCTCGCCCGCTGCCGCACCGTCACTCCGGAAGAAACGGCAGCCTATCAGCACTGCCAGCAGGTTTGGATCGAAAACCGGCGTCGATTCTTTGGCAGAAAAGACGGTGCTGCCGCATCTCACCGTCCCGATCCCGTCGCCGGACTGAGAGCCGCGCCAAAGGACCAGAGCCGGCTGCCGCAAGGGTACCCATCCGTCGCGTCACCTGAAGAGAGTAAGCCATGA
- the trbL gene encoding P-type conjugative transfer protein TrbL, with protein MTGTGIIDQFLETFTRYIDNGFGLLGGDVGYLATTLAAIDITLAALFWSWGPDEDIVARLVKKTLFVGVFAYLISNWNSLARIVFESFAGLGLKASGASLSASDFLRPGKIAQVGLDAGRPLLDSISNLMGYISFFENFVQIVVLLFAWVVVLLAFFILAIQLFVTLIEFKLTTLAGFVLIPFGLFGKTAFAAERVLGNVISSGIKVLVLAVIVGIGSTLFSQFTSGFAGGQPTIEDAMTLVLAALSLLGLGIFGPGIANGLVSGGPQLGAGAAIGTGLAAGGVVAAGAGLAAGGAGLAGGAITGAARGGGAVLSGASAAYRSGGLAGVAEAGSSAAMSPLRRAAAAFAGGGQAGEQAAGTSAEGQPNWARRMKRAQTIRHGASAASHAVRSGDHGGSGSSVDLSEGER; from the coding sequence ATGACCGGTACCGGGATCATCGATCAGTTCCTGGAGACGTTCACCCGCTACATCGACAACGGCTTCGGGCTTTTGGGAGGCGATGTCGGCTATCTCGCAACCACCCTGGCAGCGATTGACATCACGCTCGCTGCGCTGTTCTGGAGCTGGGGACCGGACGAGGACATCGTCGCGCGTCTCGTCAAGAAGACGCTGTTCGTTGGCGTCTTCGCTTACCTCATAAGCAACTGGAACAGTCTGGCGCGCATCGTCTTCGAGAGCTTTGCTGGTCTTGGGCTCAAGGCATCCGGCGCAAGCCTGTCTGCGTCAGACTTCCTGCGACCGGGAAAGATTGCTCAAGTCGGCCTCGACGCTGGCCGGCCGCTGCTCGACTCGATCTCGAATCTGATGGGCTACATCAGTTTCTTCGAGAATTTCGTCCAAATCGTCGTTCTCCTCTTTGCCTGGGTCGTGGTGCTGCTCGCCTTCTTCATTCTCGCGATCCAGCTCTTCGTCACTCTGATCGAGTTCAAGCTGACGACGCTGGCCGGCTTTGTGCTCATTCCCTTTGGCTTGTTTGGCAAAACCGCCTTCGCTGCCGAACGGGTGTTGGGCAACGTCATATCATCCGGGATCAAGGTTCTGGTCCTCGCCGTCATCGTCGGCATCGGCTCGACCCTGTTCTCTCAGTTCACCTCCGGCTTCGCTGGCGGCCAGCCGACGATCGAAGACGCGATGACGCTGGTGCTCGCCGCACTCTCGTTGCTGGGCCTCGGCATCTTCGGGCCGGGAATCGCAAATGGCCTGGTCTCCGGTGGACCGCAACTCGGCGCCGGCGCTGCGATCGGGACGGGGCTTGCCGCTGGCGGTGTTGTTGCGGCCGGCGCGGGCCTTGCCGCTGGCGGTGCTGGTCTCGCTGGTGGCGCGATTACAGGTGCCGCGCGCGGTGGTGGTGCCGTCCTAAGCGGAGCATCCGCGGCCTATCGAAGTGGCGGCCTTGCTGGCGTCGCGGAAGCCGGAAGCTCGGCGGCCATGAGCCCGTTGCGTCGCGCAGCGGCGGCATTCGCCGGAGGCGGGCAAGCTGGCGAGCAGGCCGCCGGCACTTCGGCCGAAGGGCAGCCCAATTGGGCGCGGCGCATGAAGCGGGCTCAAACTATTCGGCATGGCGCGTCAGCCGCTAGCCACGCAGTGCGCTCCGGCGATCACGGTGGCAGCGGCTCCTCCGTCGATTTGTCCGAAGGAGAGCGCTGA
- the trbF gene encoding conjugal transfer protein TrbF, with amino-acid sequence MFKRSSVHYGRMPQPVTPYQKAAQVWDERIGSARVQAKNWRLMAIGCLMLSGGLAGGLVWQSIQGSITPWVVEVDRLGQAQRVAPANIDYQPTDAQIAYHLARFVEDVRGLPADGIVLRQNWLRAYDFTTDRGAAALNDYARNNDPFAKLGKAQISVDVSSVIRASPDSFRIAWTQRTYDNGSLSSTERWTAILTITIETPRDAERLRKNPLGVYVRAINWSKELSQ; translated from the coding sequence ATGTTCAAACGATCTTCTGTTCACTACGGGCGCATGCCCCAACCGGTTACGCCTTATCAAAAGGCAGCGCAGGTTTGGGATGAACGCATTGGGTCGGCACGCGTCCAAGCCAAGAATTGGCGCTTGATGGCAATTGGCTGCCTCATGCTGTCGGGCGGTCTCGCCGGCGGCCTTGTCTGGCAATCAATCCAAGGATCGATCACACCCTGGGTGGTCGAAGTCGATCGTCTTGGTCAGGCTCAAAGGGTCGCGCCAGCCAACATCGACTATCAGCCCACCGACGCTCAGATCGCCTACCACTTGGCGCGTTTTGTCGAGGATGTCAGGGGCCTGCCGGCTGATGGCATCGTTCTGCGTCAGAACTGGCTAAGGGCGTATGACTTTACGACGGATCGCGGGGCAGCCGCACTCAACGACTATGCGCGCAACAATGACCCCTTTGCCAAGCTGGGCAAGGCGCAAATCTCCGTGGACGTCTCGAGCGTCATCCGCGCGTCTCCGGACAGCTTTCGGATCGCGTGGACCCAACGCACATACGACAACGGTTCATTGAGTTCGACTGAGCGCTGGACCGCCATTCTCACGATCACGATCGAGACGCCGCGCGATGCCGAACGCCTGCGCAAGAACCCTCTTGGCGTTTACGTCCGCGCCATCAACTGGTCAAAGGAGTTGAGTCAGTGA
- the trbG gene encoding P-type conjugative transfer protein TrbG: MPHRTPKSTWSEFVTTKRAFLSAVLLCSSALGGCATYIPPAISYDAEVPPLPAPPVPLDDKAQPLHVPPLWKPALGGKSGGKEEPEPISRVETANSAARVEPRKRGYFNAAQIYAYSPGALYQIYAAPGQITDIALEEGEQLTGSGPIAAGDTVRWVVGDTESGSGDTRRVHILVKPTRASIETNLVVNTDRRTYLIELRSRERPYMPSVAWYYPEAARERSRSVVLKPVLPDPAQRVSRYAIEGDSPSWRPIVAYDDGRKVYVEFPQGIVQGEMPPLFVIGPDGKTELVNYRTYGNVLIVDRLFAAAELRLGGEHQQRVRIVRTDGRPSS; the protein is encoded by the coding sequence ATCCCTCACCGCACGCCGAAGTCGACTTGGTCCGAGTTCGTGACTACGAAGCGCGCGTTCCTGTCCGCTGTTTTGCTTTGCTCGTCCGCTTTGGGTGGGTGCGCGACCTACATTCCGCCAGCCATTAGCTACGACGCCGAGGTTCCGCCGTTGCCGGCGCCTCCAGTGCCTCTCGACGACAAAGCGCAGCCACTCCACGTTCCACCGCTCTGGAAACCGGCTCTCGGCGGCAAGTCGGGAGGGAAGGAAGAGCCCGAACCGATAAGCCGGGTTGAGACGGCAAACAGCGCGGCCCGCGTCGAGCCGCGCAAGCGGGGGTATTTCAACGCGGCGCAAATCTACGCCTACAGTCCCGGAGCGCTCTATCAGATTTACGCCGCGCCGGGGCAGATTACGGATATCGCACTTGAGGAGGGAGAGCAGCTGACGGGATCAGGGCCGATCGCGGCGGGAGATACCGTACGCTGGGTCGTGGGCGATACCGAGAGCGGGAGCGGCGACACACGGCGCGTCCATATCCTGGTCAAGCCGACCCGAGCTTCGATCGAAACCAACCTGGTGGTCAATACCGACCGGCGCACCTACCTGATCGAGCTCCGCTCCCGGGAGCGGCCATACATGCCGTCTGTTGCCTGGTACTATCCGGAAGCAGCCCGCGAACGATCCCGTTCAGTCGTTCTGAAACCCGTTCTTCCGGATCCGGCGCAGCGCGTCTCCCGCTATGCCATCGAAGGGGACAGTCCTTCCTGGCGGCCGATTGTCGCATATGACGATGGCCGCAAGGTCTATGTTGAATTTCCGCAGGGGATCGTACAGGGCGAGATGCCCCCGCTCTTTGTCATCGGCCCGGACGGCAAGACCGAACTCGTCAACTATCGCACCTACGGCAACGTGCTGATCGTGGATCGGCTGTTTGCAGCCGCCGAACTCCGGCTCGGCGGTGAGCACCAGCAGAGAGTCAGAATTGTCAGAACCGACGGGAGGCCGTCGTCATGA
- a CDS encoding TrbI/VirB10 family protein: MNTRNENDHEQAATQGEQSERFRLRAELPRVTRLSRKVLAGGSAAALLVIGGAVLWSLQNNRSRNQAADELYSTDHHNVADGITTLPKDYAGVPRQPIPQLGPPLPGDLGRPILAAQGQLPTSGADADQQRRDQETEAARTSHLFASTNGREVRPSAAAAVGSERVVPASATSAGDDGSAQNGQDRKLAFVNASVDRRTVNPDRITKPVSPYIVQAGTVIPGALITGIRSDLPGQITAQVTENVFDTPTGRFLLVPQGARLIGIYDSQVTFGQSRVLLVWTRLIMPNGRSIVLERQPGADSSGYAGLEDQVDNHWGELFKAAALSTFLAVGTELGAGSDTNSNDSAIIQALRHGASDSLNQTGQQVVRRSLNIQPTLTVRPGFPVRVVVNRDLILAPYGG, translated from the coding sequence ATGAACACTCGGAATGAAAACGATCACGAGCAAGCAGCTACACAAGGGGAGCAATCCGAACGCTTCCGCTTGAGAGCGGAACTTCCGCGCGTGACACGGTTGTCGCGGAAGGTGCTGGCCGGCGGGAGCGCGGCTGCCCTGCTTGTCATCGGTGGAGCCGTGCTGTGGTCGCTGCAGAACAATCGCTCCCGTAATCAGGCGGCCGACGAGCTCTATAGCACCGACCATCACAATGTTGCCGACGGAATTACGACGCTGCCGAAGGACTATGCTGGCGTTCCGCGCCAGCCAATCCCGCAGCTTGGTCCGCCGCTCCCCGGAGACCTCGGTCGACCGATCCTTGCCGCTCAAGGCCAGTTGCCGACGAGCGGCGCTGATGCGGACCAGCAGCGGCGGGATCAGGAGACCGAAGCAGCTCGCACCAGTCATCTGTTCGCTTCGACAAACGGACGAGAAGTGCGTCCGTCCGCCGCTGCGGCTGTTGGGAGCGAGCGCGTCGTGCCGGCAAGCGCAACGAGCGCCGGCGACGATGGATCTGCGCAGAACGGTCAAGACCGGAAGCTTGCCTTCGTTAATGCTTCCGTGGACCGTCGCACGGTCAACCCTGACCGCATCACCAAGCCTGTTTCTCCGTACATCGTGCAGGCCGGGACAGTCATTCCGGGAGCCCTGATAACCGGAATCCGATCGGACCTTCCAGGCCAAATCACCGCGCAGGTTACCGAAAATGTCTTTGACACGCCGACCGGCCGCTTTCTCCTCGTGCCTCAGGGAGCGCGTCTGATCGGCATCTACGATAGCCAGGTCACTTTCGGCCAGTCCCGCGTCCTGCTCGTCTGGACCCGGCTGATCATGCCGAACGGACGTTCTATCGTTCTCGAGCGGCAGCCTGGCGCTGACTCCTCCGGGTATGCAGGCCTCGAAGATCAGGTCGACAATCACTGGGGCGAGCTGTTCAAGGCTGCGGCACTATCGACGTTTCTGGCGGTCGGGACTGAACTGGGGGCCGGCTCGGATACCAACAGCAACGACAGCGCCATCATACAGGCATTGCGACACGGGGCCTCGGACTCACTGAACCAGACCGGACAGCAGGTGGTGCGGCGCAGTCTCAACATCCAGCCCACTCTGACCGTGCGACCTGGCTTCCCGGTTCGCGTTGTCGTCAATCGCGACCTCATTCTTGCGCCTTACGGAGGATAG
- a CDS encoding DUF2274 domain-containing protein, which yields MSKLRIGALPDDKPVKVTTELPASVHRDLVAYAEAVARENGQRIDPAKLIAPMLARFMATDRGFAKLRRAAHSAEASAG from the coding sequence ATGTCCAAGCTTAGAATAGGAGCGCTGCCTGACGACAAGCCGGTCAAGGTCACCACTGAGCTTCCAGCATCAGTGCATAGGGATCTCGTCGCCTATGCAGAAGCCGTGGCACGCGAAAACGGGCAGCGTATCGATCCGGCAAAGCTGATCGCGCCCATGCTGGCGCGCTTTATGGCCACGGACCGGGGGTTTGCTAAACTCCGGCGAGCCGCTCATTCGGCAGAGGCAAGCGCAGGGTAG
- a CDS encoding LysR family transcriptional regulator, with protein sequence MPSVHANRINLHDLRFAIAAADCGSFRQAAELLSIRHSVLSRSIRHLEHSIGAVLFERSSSGVRPTAIGRNVLRTARMVLEQVDTLVVASESDSRSECGCLSVGFWTSMSAGNLRATLLECKRRFPQIELRTVERSRSRLTAALRNGMLDVLIGTGEVSSLSNKVLPLWSERILVSLPKEHPLTTRDVVYWTDLRNERVLLSQYDPGRELEDLLISKLVSSEDRPKIERHDVSRGIIKSLVSMGFGISLVMESDTGARFAGLVYRELRDGTGSSRISFSAHWRPDNENPALGSFLKLLAERYPALASAE encoded by the coding sequence ATGCCTTCCGTCCACGCGAACCGGATTAACTTGCACGATCTGCGATTCGCAATTGCTGCTGCCGATTGCGGCAGCTTTCGACAAGCAGCAGAGTTGCTTTCCATTCGACATTCGGTGCTTAGCCGGTCTATCAGACACCTTGAGCATTCGATTGGTGCGGTACTGTTTGAGCGTTCGAGCAGCGGGGTTCGTCCAACGGCTATTGGGCGCAATGTCCTACGAACGGCTAGAATGGTCCTCGAGCAAGTCGATACGCTTGTGGTCGCTAGCGAGTCCGATAGTCGGTCTGAATGCGGCTGTCTCTCAGTCGGATTTTGGACTTCCATGTCGGCAGGTAATTTGCGGGCGACTCTGCTTGAGTGCAAAAGGCGATTTCCACAAATTGAGCTGAGAACCGTTGAGCGGTCCCGTTCCCGCCTGACAGCGGCCCTCCGGAATGGAATGCTTGACGTCCTTATAGGTACCGGCGAGGTATCCTCATTGAGCAACAAGGTTTTGCCGCTTTGGAGCGAACGGATCCTCGTCTCCCTGCCAAAAGAGCACCCGTTAACAACACGGGATGTGGTCTATTGGACTGATCTTCGGAATGAGAGAGTGTTGTTGAGCCAATACGATCCGGGGCGAGAGCTTGAGGACCTCCTGATATCCAAGCTTGTATCTTCCGAGGACCGGCCCAAGATCGAACGGCACGACGTCAGCCGCGGCATCATAAAGAGCCTCGTTAGCATGGGGTTTGGGATCAGTCTGGTCATGGAGTCGGATACCGGGGCGCGTTTCGCGGGATTAGTTTACCGCGAGCTGCGAGATGGAACGGGATCTAGCCGCATAAGTTTTTCCGCCCACTGGCGACCCGACAACGAAAACCCAGCCTTGGGAAGCTTTCTCAAGCTCTTGGCCGAACGCTACCCTGCGCTTGCCTCTGCCGAATGA